One stretch of Niallia sp. XMNu-256 DNA includes these proteins:
- a CDS encoding 50S ribosomal protein L25: MNTLVAEERKDFKKSTLKASRKNGEIPAIVYGNKIETRSLFIKNADLLKVIKNVGRNGIISLDVDGKSKNVILRDYQNNVITKDVLHADFLQVDKDTEIDAKVSVVLKGTSNGEKAGGVVKQFLHELDITAKANDIPENIEIDITNFEIGHTVQIVDIKGEYGNCVFKHEDEEAIVMVDHVKAAAEEEEETSEAEAAGV, encoded by the coding sequence ATGAATACATTAGTAGCAGAAGAAAGAAAAGACTTTAAAAAATCCACTTTAAAAGCATCAAGAAAAAATGGGGAAATCCCTGCAATTGTTTATGGAAACAAAATTGAAACTAGATCCCTTTTTATAAAAAATGCCGATTTACTAAAGGTAATAAAGAATGTTGGTAGAAATGGCATAATATCTCTAGATGTTGATGGAAAATCAAAAAATGTGATTTTGAGAGACTATCAAAATAATGTGATCACGAAGGATGTTCTTCATGCAGATTTTCTTCAAGTGGACAAGGACACTGAAATTGATGCAAAAGTAAGCGTAGTTTTAAAGGGTACTTCAAATGGAGAGAAAGCTGGCGGAGTTGTTAAACAATTTCTTCACGAATTGGATATAACTGCAAAAGCGAATGATATTCCTGAAAATATTGAGATTGATATTACTAACTTTGAGATAGGTCATACAGTTCAAATAGTGGATATTAAAGGAGAATATGGTAACTGTGTATTCAAGCATGAGGATGAAGAAGCCATTGTAATGGTCGATCATGTTAAAGCTGCAGCGGAGGAAGAAGAGGAAACGAGTGAGGCTGAAGCAGCGGGAGTGTAG
- a CDS encoding response regulator transcription factor, translating into MIKILLCDDHAVVRMGLKMLLNNHADIEVIGEASEGDEAIDLAQELKPDVVIMDLSMPHGKDGLTATTELKKVMPEVAILILTMHDDEEYLFRAIQAGASGCILKSAPQEELLGAIRSVSNGNAYLHPSATKRLMEEYIGSVKQGNSDTFHLLSDREKEVLTLIAKGFSNKEIAEKLVISVKTVETHKSNLMEKLQMKTRPELVAFALKKGLLGYGI; encoded by the coding sequence TTGATTAAAATTTTATTATGTGACGATCATGCCGTTGTAAGAATGGGTTTGAAAATGTTGTTGAACAACCATGCAGATATTGAAGTGATCGGAGAAGCTTCTGAAGGTGATGAAGCCATTGATCTAGCACAAGAGCTCAAACCAGATGTGGTTATTATGGATTTAAGTATGCCTCACGGGAAGGACGGTTTAACAGCAACTACTGAACTTAAGAAAGTCATGCCTGAAGTAGCCATCCTTATTTTAACGATGCATGATGACGAAGAATATTTATTTCGCGCCATTCAAGCAGGAGCTTCAGGGTGTATTTTAAAAAGTGCACCACAAGAAGAACTATTAGGTGCCATTCGCTCAGTTTCAAATGGAAATGCTTACTTGCATCCCTCTGCGACTAAAAGATTAATGGAGGAGTATATCGGAAGTGTGAAACAGGGGAACTCTGATACCTTTCATCTTTTATCTGATCGGGAAAAAGAGGTTCTAACATTGATTGCAAAGGGATTTTCTAATAAAGAAATTGCCGAGAAGTTGGTTATTAGTGTGAAAACCGTTGAAACCCATAAAAGCAATCTCATGGAGAAGCTCCAAATGAAAACAAGGCCCGAGCTTGTAGCCTTCGCTTTAAAAAAGGGGTTATTAGGTTATGGAATTTAA
- a CDS encoding histidine kinase, whose protein sequence is MQPHKNRINSYIIQSQEQEIKRIALELHEGVGQTLYSLYTGMQFIENAIDQPDMKKYVEDMTHVLEKTIQEVRLLAVELHPPTLLTLGFLSAMKSYLTIYTSTYGIEVDFEVSGNEVQLSEKESITLFRVCQEALANIALYADTSKAKIIVRWGPDTVEIVIKDFGRGFDVNGALSKPTGLLAIKERMRLINGECMVSSQINEGTTIEISLPLLN, encoded by the coding sequence ATGCAGCCGCACAAAAATAGAATCAATTCCTATATTATTCAATCGCAGGAACAAGAAATCAAACGGATTGCCCTGGAGCTTCACGAGGGAGTGGGTCAGACCCTTTATAGTCTTTATACAGGTATGCAGTTTATTGAAAATGCAATAGACCAGCCAGATATGAAAAAGTATGTAGAAGATATGACTCATGTACTTGAAAAGACGATCCAGGAAGTCAGACTTTTGGCTGTAGAATTGCATCCTCCTACTCTTTTAACACTTGGTTTCCTTTCTGCTATGAAAAGTTATCTAACCATATACACTTCAACTTACGGAATAGAGGTGGACTTTGAGGTTTCAGGAAATGAAGTTCAGCTCTCTGAAAAGGAAAGTATTACATTATTCCGAGTTTGTCAGGAAGCACTAGCAAATATCGCCTTGTATGCAGATACCTCAAAGGCGAAGATAATTGTCCGATGGGGTCCTGACACGGTAGAGATTGTGATAAAAGACTTTGGTCGCGGTTTTGATGTCAATGGGGCATTGAGTAAGCCAACTGGATTGTTGGCTATAAAAGAAAGAATGCGTTTAATTAATGGGGAGTGTATGGTATCCTCCCAAATTAATGAAGGGACAACAATAGAAATATCTCTTCCGTTATTAAATTAA
- a CDS encoding GAF domain-containing protein codes for MEFKHWDPEKTDFQPEKFCESVLTDIECDFVGLALQNSDGPDVKWHYAAGNSNKKYMRITVRYGKGIAGKVIATGRPITVEEFPRHISGKPLEYPIMLAEKLVTAFAVPIHFNSLPKGVLLVGKRTNHPFTKSEQTTVLKAAKYLEEKMDRG; via the coding sequence ATGGAATTTAAGCATTGGGATCCTGAAAAAACTGATTTTCAACCAGAGAAGTTTTGTGAAAGCGTATTAACTGATATAGAATGCGATTTTGTTGGGCTTGCGTTACAAAATAGTGATGGGCCGGATGTAAAATGGCACTATGCCGCTGGAAATAGTAATAAAAAATATATGAGAATTACAGTCCGTTACGGAAAAGGAATCGCAGGAAAGGTGATAGCAACAGGAAGACCAATAACTGTAGAGGAGTTTCCTCGGCATATTTCTGGAAAACCACTTGAATATCCAATTATGCTGGCAGAAAAACTAGTGACGGCTTTTGCAGTTCCTATCCATTTTAACAGTCTTCCAAAAGGAGTTTTATTAGTAGGAAAAAGGACAAATCATCCTTTTACTAAAAGTGAGCAGACTACTGTCCTAAAAGCTGCGAAATATTTGGAGGAAAAGATGGATAGGGGGTAA
- a CDS encoding MFS transporter, protein MEQGKEKFPWLILLLMSSVTFMGILSELVPSGILPQMSEGLNVSYSSIGRLVSIYAIASAIGTIPLITWTMHMNRKRLLTILMYIFAISNLIIAFSSSYYLIALARLVGGIAAGVLWPMVSAYAMRLVPSRLHGRAIAVTMSGSTLGLGIGLPIMTVIGTEFGWRIEFGVLAVIIFVIAILGQMFLPSIEGEKCTTANSPFSIIRNKSVVICLIVTLLTIMAHYGLYTYMAPLVEQFSFVGGIKIASILFGIGTIISVVLAGKVIDDHLGSLTVFMLTLAFATMLLFIGFKGMPVVSHLAFLLWGVSFGALVTMFQTAVTRQVETGKDVATSLQSSTFNFGIVLGSALGGTILDHLSVFHIVYVTVGLLIIPILFSVFSKKTFWQKNMDKGDVKLNNNVV, encoded by the coding sequence ATGGAACAGGGGAAAGAAAAGTTTCCGTGGCTGATTTTACTGCTTATGTCCAGTGTAACCTTCATGGGGATTCTATCGGAATTGGTGCCATCGGGAATCCTGCCCCAAATGAGTGAAGGTTTGAATGTATCTTACTCTTCAATAGGACGGTTAGTCAGTATATATGCGATTGCTTCCGCAATTGGAACGATTCCGTTAATTACTTGGACGATGCATATGAATAGAAAAAGGCTATTAACCATTTTAATGTACATTTTTGCTATTTCTAATTTAATTATAGCCTTCTCTTCATCTTATTATTTAATAGCCTTAGCTAGGCTTGTTGGTGGGATTGCTGCAGGTGTACTATGGCCAATGGTTTCCGCTTATGCCATGAGGCTGGTTCCTTCTAGATTACATGGCAGAGCGATTGCTGTAACCATGTCAGGCTCTACTTTGGGGCTAGGCATTGGGTTGCCAATTATGACGGTAATTGGTACAGAATTTGGATGGCGGATTGAATTTGGTGTGCTTGCTGTTATTATATTTGTTATTGCTATTTTAGGGCAAATGTTTTTACCTTCTATTGAAGGAGAAAAATGTACAACTGCCAATTCTCCATTTAGTATCATACGAAATAAATCGGTTGTTATATGCCTGATTGTGACGCTCTTAACAATCATGGCCCATTACGGTTTGTACACTTATATGGCCCCGCTTGTAGAACAATTTAGTTTTGTTGGCGGAATTAAGATAGCTTCTATCCTGTTTGGAATTGGAACGATCATATCAGTTGTATTGGCAGGAAAAGTTATCGATGATCATCTAGGGTCTTTAACTGTTTTTATGTTGACCTTGGCATTTGCGACAATGCTTCTATTTATTGGCTTTAAAGGTATGCCAGTTGTCTCACATCTTGCCTTCCTGCTATGGGGTGTGTCTTTTGGTGCGCTAGTTACGATGTTCCAGACTGCAGTAACTAGACAAGTAGAAACCGGGAAGGATGTTGCAACTTCTCTTCAGTCTAGTACGTTTAATTTTGGAATTGTGTTAGGAAGTGCACTTGGAGGTACGATCCTAGATCATTTATCGGTATTTCATATTGTCTATGTAACAGTGGGATTACTCATTATACCGATCTTATTTAGTGTTTTTTCTAAAAAGACTTTTTGGCAGAAGAACATGGATAAGGGAGACGTTAAGCTAAATAACAACGTGGTTTAA
- a CDS encoding PAS domain S-box protein, translating to MERNQSFIKGNKLNSHSKDATILVNNDGIIAYGNKLACENFGYTENGLIGKRLSELMPEANLWETEEGKVIHQYGKNQKGHPFSLFFRLNTFILEEELFFLIVFHQVKDQSRLNKHQSYPLHEFVDLNFALDESTIVAFTDERGKIKYVNEKFCEVSKYSAKELIGKDHRIINSGYHSKEFMKDLWDTISNGRIYRGEIKNKAKDGNYYWVDTTIVPFLDETGKPYKYLAIRKEITEYKQVVEELKKSLQELMDIKLALDASSIVAITDHRGTITYVNQQFCRISKYTKEEVIGKDHRIINSGFHSKEFFKDLWRNIARGRVWNGEIKNRAKDGSYYWVDTTIVPFLDDLGKPYQYLAIRHEITQRKNAEQELKKVMTKMIDVQEDERRRISRELHDGIGQNLYSHLITINRLQSEISHPLLDQMQDETTKLIEELRDLSWELRPSVLDDLGLIPAIRSYLVRFSEHTKIDVQFDCYLKARLSSNKEVTIYRIIQEALTNIRKYANTESAAVTIREMDGEIRVIIEDYGKGFAIESVSRGVGLFSMEERAKAVGGQLTISSILEAGTNVVLQIPK from the coding sequence GTGGAAAGGAACCAATCTTTTATTAAAGGGAATAAGCTGAATTCTCATTCAAAAGATGCAACGATTCTGGTTAATAATGATGGCATAATCGCGTATGGAAACAAATTGGCATGTGAAAACTTTGGGTATACGGAGAATGGATTGATTGGAAAACGACTTTCAGAATTGATGCCCGAAGCAAACCTATGGGAAACAGAGGAAGGAAAAGTAATCCATCAATATGGGAAGAATCAGAAAGGACATCCATTTTCGCTATTCTTTAGGTTAAATACTTTTATCCTTGAAGAGGAACTTTTCTTTCTCATTGTATTCCATCAAGTTAAAGACCAGTCCCGATTAAATAAACATCAATCCTATCCTTTGCATGAATTTGTAGACTTAAATTTTGCTCTTGATGAATCAACCATTGTAGCCTTTACAGATGAAAGAGGAAAGATTAAATATGTAAATGAAAAGTTTTGTGAGGTATCCAAGTATTCTGCTAAAGAGCTTATTGGCAAGGATCACCGAATCATTAACTCAGGTTATCATTCAAAAGAATTTATGAAGGATCTTTGGGATACCATTTCTAATGGAAGAATCTATCGAGGAGAAATAAAAAACAAAGCAAAAGATGGTAATTATTACTGGGTGGATACGACGATTGTTCCATTCTTAGATGAAACAGGGAAGCCATATAAATATCTCGCCATCCGTAAAGAAATTACAGAATACAAGCAAGTGGTAGAGGAGTTAAAGAAATCATTACAAGAGTTGATGGACATTAAGTTAGCTCTTGATGCTTCTTCCATTGTTGCAATTACCGACCATAGAGGAACAATCACTTATGTAAATCAACAATTTTGCCGTATATCCAAGTATACGAAAGAAGAGGTAATTGGCAAGGATCATCGCATTATTAACTCTGGATTTCATTCAAAAGAGTTTTTTAAAGACTTGTGGAGGAACATAGCCAGGGGAAGGGTATGGAACGGTGAGATCAAGAATAGAGCAAAAGATGGGAGTTATTATTGGGTAGATACCACGATTGTCCCTTTTCTAGATGATTTAGGAAAGCCTTACCAGTATCTAGCTATTCGCCATGAAATTACACAACGGAAGAATGCAGAACAAGAACTAAAAAAAGTGATGACAAAAATGATCGATGTACAGGAGGACGAAAGGAGACGCATCTCTCGAGAACTGCATGATGGAATCGGACAAAATCTATATAGCCATTTGATTACAATTAACAGGCTTCAGTCCGAAATAAGTCATCCTCTTTTAGATCAGATGCAGGACGAAACGACAAAACTGATCGAGGAACTTAGAGATCTATCGTGGGAACTGCGCCCATCTGTTTTAGATGATCTGGGCTTGATTCCAGCCATTCGGTCCTATTTAGTCCGATTTTCAGAGCATACCAAAATCGATGTTCAATTCGACTGTTATTTGAAAGCCAGACTTTCTTCAAATAAAGAAGTGACTATTTATCGTATCATTCAAGAAGCCTTAACGAATATTCGAAAATATGCTAACACAGAGAGTGCCGCTGTTACGATTCGAGAAATGGATGGGGAGATCAGAGTAATTATAGAGGATTACGGAAAAGGTTTTGCCATAGAATCAGTTTCAAGAGGTGTAGGGTTATTCAGTATGGAAGAAAGGGCGAAAGCGGTTGGAGGCCAACTTACCATTTCTTCCATTCTAGAAGCGGGAACAAATGTTGTCTTACAGATTCCAAAGTAG